The Pelodiscus sinensis isolate JC-2024 chromosome 25, ASM4963464v1, whole genome shotgun sequence region GTGGCGTGGGCGCTGCTGGATTATCACCAGTGCCTCCGCTCCTTCCTGTTGGACAAGTCGGAGCTGGACCAGCGCTCCTCCGCGCTCTACTTCCTGTGGAacttcctgctgctctgcccccgcaTCCTGGTGCTCGCGCTCTTCGCCACGCTCTTCCCGCGCTACGTGGGCCTGCACTTCCTGGGGGTCTGGGCAGCCTTTCTGCTCTGGGTCTGGCTGCAGGGCACGGACTTCATGGAGTGCCCCAGGCGGGAGTGGCTCTACAGGGCCACCGTGGCCGTGATTCTGTATTTCTGCTGGTTCAACGTGGCCGAGGGGCAGACGCGGCACCGCAGCGCCATCTATTACAGCTTCCTCCTGGTGGACAGCGTgctgctggctggctcctggctctGGTATGACGCCCTCTTGCCTGAGCGCGCCTACCtgctccccatgctgcctgctgccctggccTGCTTTGTGCTGGGGCTACTACTGAGACTCACCTACTACGGATGGTTCCACCCCACGCTGCGGGCCCGGCCTAGCCAGGACGTGGTGGATGgtactgaaggggaaggaggggaccaGCGAGAAGAGCTAGCCGACGATGCCGTGGGTTTCCGAGCTGGCGCGGCGCCGGCCCTTGTGAACAGACGGATGCACCAGCTGTGCCAGAACCACTTCTCGTGATCTGTGCTGGCTGGGCGAAGCTGGGAGAACGGCGTCCAGGCCAACAGGCGTCTTGGAGGGATTCTCAGCTCCGGGCTCTGAGCCGGGGACCCCGTTCCAGTCTGGCCCAGCCAGCTCAGTGCCTGCCCTGCGTCCGAGCACCGCAGCCCTGGAACAGGCAGCGGGGCCAGGGcggagagtggagggggcaggcCGGGAGCACTGGCATGTGGGGTCCTACAGGTGGCACCCAGCACGGGGAGCTGAGAGTCCTATTTCAGGCTGCGCTCACTGCAGGGAGTGTCATGAGAGCTGGATCTGAGCGGGCCCCTGCCCTGGATCCGCTGCACTGCAGCTAACTCCTTCCTTGCTCCTCCGACTTCAGGTCTGCagggcccaggccctgccccatctccctgccaggCCCAGCCTGCGCTGCTCCAGCGGCATGAAGTGGGAACCTCCCGGCCCTGGTGCACAGCCCCTGCAGCGTTGCCATTTGCATGTGATTTCTCAGACCACTCGGGTTTTGTTGCTACATTCGGCGTTTCCCTGGTGGTAGGGGATGGCCATGGCACCGCAGGGGCCGCTGGGAAGGGTCAGTTCACTATTGGTCGAAAGGGATAAAAATGGTGGTAAATAACGTAAAACGGGTTTGTGTCTGAGACCCGGCTTCTAGTTCAGCACTTCCCCCAGGGGACAGATGGGTAAGCAGGTGAGaattggagtgggggaggggagaggagaattcagggggtgggggaggggaatgg contains the following coding sequences:
- the XKR8 gene encoding XK-related protein 8, which codes for MAGSGHGAYSPPRYRYLDLLFALLGTAAFLADLVADLWVASSYLQAGHCLWGGLVLLLLGLSSLAVQFFSWAWFHTDPGEQDLPSDRCRDVLHLLQLGYLYRCLHVLRVGWRVCRQEAAPKERHYAVFLSHDISMLRLFETFLESAPQLTLAVAIVLHTNKLEPFQGLGICTASLCVAWALLDYHQCLRSFLLDKSELDQRSSALYFLWNFLLLCPRILVLALFATLFPRYVGLHFLGVWAAFLLWVWLQGTDFMECPRREWLYRATVAVILYFCWFNVAEGQTRHRSAIYYSFLLVDSVLLAGSWLWYDALLPERAYLLPMLPAALACFVLGLLLRLTYYGWFHPTLRARPSQDVVDGTEGEGGDQREELADDAVGFRAGAAPALVNRRMHQLCQNHFS